The following proteins come from a genomic window of Diorhabda carinulata isolate Delta chromosome X, icDioCari1.1, whole genome shotgun sequence:
- the LOC130902509 gene encoding sorting nexin-12 → MMAEADATVEATRRLNVKKQTLDDAYAAPANFLEIDVVNPVTTIGVGKKRFTDYEVKMRTNLPVFKVKESSVRRRYSDFEWLRNELERDSKIVVPPLPGKAWKRQLPFRGDDGIFEEDFIEDRRKGLEVFINKIAGHPLAQNERCLHMFLQEPQIDRTYVPGKIRNT, encoded by the exons ATGATGGCGGAAGCAGATGCAACGGTCGAAGCTACGAGAAGATTAAATGTTAAGAAGCAAACTTTAGACGACGCGTATGCGGCACCAGCTAATTTTCTAGAAATCGATGTCGTTAATCCAGTCACTACAATCGGGGTAGGAAAAAAAAGATTCACAGATTACGAAGTCAAAATGAGA aCCAATCTACCGGTGTTTAAAGTAAAAGAGTCCAGTGTTAGAAGACGGTACAGCGATTTCGAATGGTTGAGAAACGAATTGGAAAGGGATAGCAAAATAGTGGTACCACCGTTGCCTGGTAAAGCGTGGAAACGACAATTACCATTTAGAGGAGACGATGGGATTTTCGAGGAGGATTTCATAGAAGACAGGCGAAAAGGTTTAGAAGTATTCATCAATAA AATCGCCGGGCATCCTTTGGCGCAAAACGAAAGGTGTCTCCACATGTTCCTGCAGGAGCCCCAAATCGATAGAACTTATGTACCAGGGAAAATTCGCAATACGTAA
- the LOC130901553 gene encoding uncharacterized protein LOC130901553: MLIIILFVHFFILMKCEFVIETIEQTCDLQLLKNLTVYSKDWEVTYKQAIIKFNLCGYLNDKDHHKYVAYIKKNNNFIRFANFSGSLDNKLNFHPVDNTTCKLSVNFDCLMFSKEPKLQVNNECNYQLSISSLSENCVRPYGMRYQNDLLDFRPLRRLYDIKFDGKNKFESCISFCNEIEDCKIDNNNCYVNGTKSEKIVTVEFDRIVYNNKFELHAHYFQHNKKKKIEVHITCKWFKNSTELKVLSAGKNTRLELESSLGCIKQPQVCQFTDKQFFYNLSDLYEKKGYWEVESNSTRKIYLNICGPLRLGQDHCSKSHSQICENVNRAYISKGRISSALTPVVLEDTIVDTYTTGDECNKTQMYTTKLILKCSSVDGKPTFIKYNGCEMIIGWNTTKACPKYDLKACPYKLPSSNQYDCVYKDIHKEFYLFYNLSRLYNPRGYQIRDPDDNNYLYWLNVCGPINLSEAPCKKNVMIAKVNLKEVDVRKKVISYGEQTNISTRNGSLIIDTAGGDFYNQKDLLTYYRANIQFECSRNVESEIFLLSKSESSLEFLWKTKYACPVTVETIRSCIFDIDPYTKLDFTNITKDSLVIQNDDRQYLFDLCGRRRESCDPSNCTYTRASKNVVKYHNKYNIEFILNAPCNIPKKFNRTLIELVCDNLLDNDHYNDEMKVENCTLMLQLRTNKICTDEPVVVPLLNSEPLENKNIQRINYDVIQEHSTKKVNCTLIGPHNNYVFDINQLTLDVNVTKCPAKSYNFDNKTITLLYNIPKSCHHSKDNLELIVELNCNDNLQQNKTNQFRCSRKMTFFLPETCKLLEIVNNSQNERGTISGGLVTVYTLLSVFLVLLLIGISYWLYKRQLQIRPYRVLFVPYKKDFDD, encoded by the exons atgcttataataatattattcgttcattttttcattttaatgaagTGTGAATTTGTTATTGAAACTATCGAACAGACATGTGATTTACAATTGCTGAAAAATCTTACAGTTTACAG taaaGACTGGGAAGTAACCTATAAACAAGCGATAATTAAATTTAACTTGTGTGGGTATTTGAACGACAAAGATCACCATAAATACGTGgcttatataaagaaaaacaataatttcattcgtTTTGCTAATTTCTCAG GTTCACTTgataataaactaaattttcacCCAGTAGATAATACAACTTGTAAGTTATCTGTAAATTTCGACTGCCTAATGTTCTCAAAG gaACCCAAGTTACAAGTGAATAATGAATGcaattatcaattatcaatttcGTCTCTATCAGAAAATTGCGTTCGTCCATATGGGATGAGATATCAGAATGATTTATTGGATTTTCGTCCGTTACGACGTTTGtatgatataaaatttgatggaaaaaataaattcgagtCTTGTATTTCATTTTGTAATGAAATCGAAGACTgtaaaatagataataataattgttatgtCAACGGAactaaaagtgaaaaaattgttacagtAGAATTCGATAGAATAGTATATAACAACAAATTCGAACTGCACGCACATTATTTTCAACACA acaaaaagaaaaaaatagaagtacACATTACTTGTAAATGGTTTAAAAACTCAACCGAATTAAAAGTATTATCAGCAGGAAAAAATACCAGACTCGAACTTGAATCTTCATTAGGTTGTATTAAACAACCCCAAGTATGTCAA tTTACAGACAAGCAATTCTTCTATAATCTATCAGATCTTTATGAGAAAAAAGGTTATTGGGAAGTTGAATCTAATagtacaagaaaaatatatttaaatatttgtggACCATTACGTTTAGGACAAGATCATTGTTCTA AATCCCATTCGCAAATATGTGAAAATGTTAATAGAGCATATATAAGTAAAGGAAGAATAAGTTCGGCATTAACACCTGTGGTATTAGAGGATACCATCGTTGATACCTATACAA CCGGTGATGAATGTAACAAAACTCAAATGTATACAACAAAACTTATATTGAAATGTTCGTCTGTTGATGGGAAACCAACATTTATTAAATACAACGGTTGCGAGATGATTATAGGGTGGAATACCACTAAAGCTTGTCCGAAATAT GATTTGAAGGCTTGTCCGTATAAACTACCCAGTTCGAACCAGTACGATTGCGTTTATAAAGATATACATAAGGAATTCTacttgttttataatttgtcGAGATTGTACAATCCGAGAGGATATCAAATTCGAGATCCTGATgacaataattatttgtattggtTGAATGTATGTGGACCGATTAATCTTAGCGAAGCGCCctgtaaaaaaaatgttatgatcGCTAAGGTGAATTTGAAAGAGGTGGACGTCAGAAAGAA ggtgatatCGTACGGAGAACAAACTAATATATCGACAAGAAACGGCTCTCTAATAATAGATACAGCTGGAGGcgatttttataatcaaaaagatttattaacTTACTATAGAGCAAACATACAATTCGAATGTTCTAGAAACGTAGAG agcgAGATTTTTTTACTATCGAAAAGTGAAAGTTCCTTggaatttttatggaaaactaAATACGCTTGTCCTGTGACAGTGGAAACTATCCGAAGTTGTATATTCGATATTGATCCTTATACTAA gTTAGATTTTACAAACATAACCAAAGATTCTTTAGTGATACAAAATGATGACAGACAGTACTTGTTCGATTTGTGTGGACGTCGTAGAGAATCCTGCGATCCTAGTA atTGTACGTATACGAGGGCCTCCAAAAACGTCGTAAAGTATCATAATAAGTATAATATCGAATTTATATTGAACGCGCCTTGTaacattccaaaaaaattcaatagaacCCTCATAGAATTGGTTTGCGATAATTTACTTGACAACGATCATTATAACGATGAAATGAAAGTTGAAAATTGTACTTTGATGTTACAATTACGTACCAATAAGATTTGTACTGACGAG ccTGTAGTTGTACCTCTCCTAAATTCCGAAccacttgaaaataaaaatattcagcgCATCAATTACGACGTCATACAGGAACATTCAACGAAAAAAGTTAATTGTACATTGATAGGTCCACACAATAATTATGTGTTTGATATCAACCAACTCACATTGGAC GTAAATGTAACAAAATGTCCTGCAAAGTCATACAATTTCGATAACAAAACCATAACTTTGTTATATAACATACCAAAAAGTTGCCATCATTCCAAAG ATAACCTCGAATTAATAGTCGAATTAAATTGCAATGACAACCTCCAACAAAATAAGACGAATCAATTTCGATGTTCCAGAAAAATGACGTTCTTCCTACCGGAAACTTGTAAACTATTAGAAATCGTTAATAACTCGCAAAATGAACGAGGTACCATCAGTGGTGGGCTAGTAACAG TGTACACTCTACTTTCTGTATTCCTCGTATTACTATTAATCGGTATATCCTATTGGTTATATAAACGTCAACTGCAGATTAGACCATATCGAGTCTTATTCGTACCCTACAAAAAg gatTTCGACGATTAG
- the LOC130901737 gene encoding protein toll-like, which yields MAFSIFLLTLFVAVQEITSTSQCDNNNSTQCLCLYAEDYEYQCPRSYTNILIRAMPENYLNIDCYDMETFDINLLPNYTSGRTNSLTIRYCPLPQDNFLPMLDRFDVKNVTQFKLDNNTSTEDSITKKIFYGLEDLNILTLFHMGVKLEDDILEYLPKLSQLYMENSEITDLDSFKFPAGLKVLHITGNLLNEVPQGVFQNLTELKQLHLWNNRITRIRGKDFTGLKRLKSLELSMNRISTIEEDSFAELIELKTINLRANDIRRVNKTLFENNKNLTSIRMEDNPNLILPEGLFSNLENLTNVNIKNSGIESIPGNIFENSTKIIYLYMQKNRFETIPKNLFWKLSQLKKLDLSHNKLNTLDDDIFNDLSNLEYLNLDYNNISYISEDLFRNTRNLATLSMKYNKISDIHIEAFLWLKNLIQLDLSNNVYEANYIDGASPFARCDAVKSLSLSHNLITKFPSVLVGMRNVEEIRLNYNKILTIQVIEVTSALSSKLRVVDLSNNEIGDVDFEGVEYQSELNMRQLDAYHNDEGQLILYLSGNPLKCDCGNYDLVRYMKNDMTPAVKAKIDINVDNTECVEPYTYRGYQITDLKPNDITCQGIVQCPKECQCFWRPYTDYIEIDCTNRNLTQFPNLQIPKKQISINLDGNYIQGGLRPGLGYENVKILILSNNRVCGLNWIPPGIEILKLNGNELTNISSELLEMMNNRMNLTLIQLSDNPWDCGCEAIDLQTFMKDHYKKVNPNDVICKEDSKLLIEKTDLCSKSTKFILMTVLPILTFLLLTTITLIFYIQYRQEVKIWLFSKNLCLWFVTEEEIDEDKIYDVFISYSNKDQEFVMQNLLPVLESGPRPFKTCIHDRDWEPGEMILTHIANSVRNSRRTLVVLSNNFLDSVWGIHEFKTAHTQAVKEGRARVVVIKYGELDEGRLDEDIRAYLNTNTYVEWGKPWFWNKLKYALPHLRTRGFYESNQRRVNMMLKIDGKFDSAESPPPVILSPALLDDRVSKYGDVGISCPETPLVRKT from the exons ATGGCATTTTCGATATTTCTGTTAACTTTATTTGTCGCCGTTCAAGAAATAACCTCCACCAGTCAATGTGACAATAATAATTCAACACAATGCTTATGTTTGTACGCCGAAGATTACGAATATCAATGCCCCCGATCATATACCAATATTCTAATCCGCGCCATGCccgaaaattatttaaacatagATTGTTACGACATGGAAACGTTCGATATAAATCTTCTACCAAATTATACGAGTGGACGTACCAATTCCCTGACGATACGATATTGCCCTTTACCCCAGGATAATTTTCTACCGATGCTCGACAGATTTGACGTAAAAAACGTGACGCAATTCAAATTGGACAACAATACTTCAACCGAAGACagtataaccaaaaaaatattctacggACTAGAAGATTTGAACATTTTAACCCTATTTCACATGGGGGTTAAATTAGAGGATGATATACTTGAATATCTCCCTAAATTGTCACAATTATATATGGAAAATAGCGAAATTACAGATTTGGATAGCTTCAAATTTCCAGCGGGTTTGAAAGTGTTACATATAACAGGAAATTTACTCAATGAAGTACCACAAGGGGTATTTCAGAATCTAACCGAGTTAAAACAACTACATCTGTGGAATAACAGGATAACTAGGATAAGAGGGAAGGATTTTACCGGATTAAAACGTTTGAAATCCTTAGAATTGAGTATGAACCGTATAAGTACCATAGAAGAAGATAGTTTTGCGGAActtattgaattgaaaacaataaatttgagAGCTAACGATATAAGACGTGTCAATAAGACTTTATTCGAAAACAACAAGAATCTAACTAGTATCAGGATGGAGGATAACCCAAATTTGATATTACCCGAAggattattttctaatttagaaaatttaacgaatgttaatataaaaaattctggTATCGAAAGCATACCTgggaacatttttgaaaattccaccaagataatttacttatatatGCAGAAGAATCGATTCGAAACGAttccaaaaaatctattttggaAATTGagccaattaaaaaaattagatttgagCCACAATAAATTAAACACTTTAgatgatgatatttttaatgatttatcaAATTTGGAATACCTAAATTTAGATTACAACAACATATCTTATATATCGGAAGATTTGTTTAGAAATACGAGAAATTTGGCAACGCTcagtatgaaatataataaaatatccgATATCCATATCGAGGCTTTTTTGtggttaaaaaatttgatacaactCGATCTCTCTAACAACGTTTACGAGGCTAATTATATAGATGGGGCTAGTCCGTTCGCCAGATGCGACGCTGTCAAATCTCTAAGTTTGTCACATAATCTCATTACGAAATTTCCTAGTGTTCTCGTCGGTATGCGGAATGTCGAAGAGATTCGTTTGAATTACAACAAAATACTAACCATTCAG gtTATTGAAGTCACTTCGGCGTTATCTTCGAAATTGAGGGTAGTTGATTTGAGTAACAACGAAATTGGAGATGTGGACTTCGAGGGTGTGGAATATCAAAGTGAACTTAATATGAGGCAGTTGGATGCTTATCATAACGACGAAGGGCAGCTGATTTTGTATTTGAGTGGCAATCCGTTGAAATGCGATTGCGGAAATTATGATTTGGTTCGTTATATGAAGAACGACATGACGCCAG cgGTAAAAGCGAAAATAGACATCAACGTCGATAATACCGAATGCGTCGAACCGTATACATACAGGGGCTACCAAATTACCGATCTAAAACCCAACGACATCACCTGTCAAGGTATCGTACAATGTCCCAAGGAATGTCAATGTTTTTGGAGACCCTACACCGATTACATCGAAATCGATTGTACTAACAGGAATTTAACGCAATTCCCCAacttacaaataccaaaaaaacaaatttccatCAATCTAGACGGGAATTATATACAAGGTGGTCTTCGACCCGGTTTAGGTTAcgaaaacgtcaaaattttaattttgtccaATAATAGAGTTTGTGGCTTGAACTGGATCCCACCGGGTATCGAG attttgaagTTGAACGGAAACGAATTAACGAATATTAGTTCAGAGCTATTGGAAATGATGAATAATAGAATGAATTTAACGTTAATACAGTTGTCGGATAATCCTTGGGATTGCGGATGTGAAGCCATCGATCTGCAAACCTTCATGAAGGATCATTATAAAAAA GTGAACCCGAACGACGTCATTTGCAAAGAAGACAGTAAATTACTGATCGAAAAGACAGATCTATGCAGTAAATCGACTAAATTCATATTAATGACCGTTTTACCAATACTGACATTCCTGCTACTGACAACtataactttaatattttaCATACAGTACAGACAAGAAGTGAAAATAtggttattttcgaaaaatttatgtttatggTTCGTAACCGAAGAGGAAATCGACGAAGACAAAATCTACGACGTATTCATCAGTTATTCCAACAAAGATCAAGAATTCGTCATGCAAAATCTACTTCCGGTTCTCGAATCCGGTCCGAGACCGTTCAAAACCTGCATCCACGATAGAGATTGGGAACCCGGTGAGATGATATTGACCCACATAGCGAATTCCGTTCGAAATTCCAGAAGGACCCTCGTAGTATTATCGAATAATTTCCTGGATAGCGTTTGGGGTATACACGAATTCAAAACGGCGCATACCCAAGCCGTCAAAGAGGGTAGAGCTCGCGTGGTGGTGATTAAATACGGCGAATTGGACGAGGGTAGATTGGACGAGGATATAAGGGCGTATTTGAATACGAATACTTACGTGGAATGGGGTAAACCGTGGTTTTGGAATAAGCTCAAATACGCTTTACCCCATTTGAGGACTAGGGGGTTTTACGAATCGAATCAAAGGCGGGTTAATATGATGTTGAAGATCGATGGGAAATTCGATTCGGCGGAAAGTCCCCCGCCGGTTATTCTGAGTCCTGCTCTGTTGGATGATAGGGTTTCCAAGTATGGGGATGTGGGAATTTCTTGTCCCGAAACGCCTTTGGTTCGGAAAACGTGA